One genomic window of archaeon BMS3Bbin15 includes the following:
- a CDS encoding cobQ/CobB/MinD/ParA nucleotide binding domain protein, with protein MFNIKTMVVDANLDCPDVGICLGNGLNYSSLHNVLAGRDKLSNAVFDSGYNFDIIPGDISFSALKDIDLENLEDILTKLTEKYNVVLVDTPPGIGDAVIRSLDACESMLVVISPVMSSIVGGLKIRSIGKRLNTQCIGVVLNMTGDGGIISKENIEKTFGLPVIGEVEYNTEVNSYLTEGDLFVVTNSASNTSRAIKKIAVDLVGYEPEETEEVESSEIKDNSQIKKIIKALKNL; from the coding sequence ATGTTCAACATCAAAACTATGGTGGTGGATGCCAATTTAGACTGCCCAGATGTTGGTATTTGTCTGGGAAATGGATTAAATTATTCTTCACTTCATAATGTACTTGCAGGAAGAGATAAACTCTCCAACGCGGTCTTTGACAGCGGATATAATTTTGACATTATTCCCGGGGATATTTCCTTCAGTGCCCTGAAAGATATAGACCTCGAAAATTTAGAAGACATATTAACCAAACTCACAGAGAAATACAATGTTGTATTGGTGGATACCCCGCCGGGTATCGGTGATGCTGTGATTCGTTCGTTGGATGCCTGTGAAAGTATGCTGGTGGTTATCTCGCCTGTTATGTCTTCTATCGTAGGCGGGTTGAAAATAAGGTCTATCGGGAAACGACTCAATACTCAGTGTATTGGTGTTGTTTTGAACATGACAGGAGACGGGGGGATTATCAGCAAGGAGAATATAGAAAAAACATTTGGATTACCTGTTATTGGTGAAGTGGAATACAATACGGAGGTAAACAGTTATTTAACCGAAGGAGATTTGTTTGTGGTAACTAATTCTGCTTCCAATACATCAAGAGCAATTAAAAAAATAGCTGTTGACCTGGTAGGGTATGAACCGGAAGAGACTGAAGAGGTTGAAAGCAGCGAAATTAAAGATAACTCACAAATCAAAAAAATCATCAAAGCTCTGAAAAATTTGTGA
- a CDS encoding phosphopantetheine adenylyltransferase yields the protein MYHFKSAVAGTFDVLHKGHRVLIEEAFKRGEFVLVGITKDGFKEAKPMKVRKRNLDKLLRARYPERYEIVEIEDELGPAVVNPDLDALIVSEETYSKAAVINKLRKEKGLKKLVIYKISMVLAADGKPISSLRINKGEIDKEGNLLK from the coding sequence ATGTATCATTTCAAAAGTGCAGTGGCAGGAACCTTTGACGTACTTCATAAAGGACACAGGGTTTTAATAGAGGAAGCCTTTAAACGAGGCGAGTTCGTTCTTGTAGGTATTACAAAAGACGGTTTTAAAGAGGCAAAACCCATGAAGGTCAGAAAGAGAAATCTGGACAAGCTACTCAGAGCGAGATATCCTGAAAGGTATGAAATTGTTGAAATTGAGGATGAACTCGGCCCCGCGGTTGTAAACCCTGACCTTGATGCTCTTATTGTAAGTGAGGAAACCTATTCAAAAGCTGCTGTAATAAATAAGCTCAGAAAGGAAAAAGGGCTGAAAAAACTTGTAATATATAAAATTTCCATGGTTCTGGCAGCTGACGGAAAACCCATATCATCCCTGAGAATTAATAAAGGGGAAATAGATAAAGAGGGAAATCTGTTAAAATAA
- a CDS encoding B12 binding domain protein, which translates to MRIDLALLHAPSIFNFREKPILWGPINDLVPSTPVFEMYPMGFVSIASILEKKGYKIAIVNIALRMLSDKKFDPEKYISKIDARLFGIDLHWMPHVHGAINLARIVKKVHPNTPIVFGGLSSSYFYREILRDVPEVDFVLRGDSTEEPFIQLMEALDKGNFEKVANLSYRKEGRIKENPMSYVPSTLDDYSLDYEYSLRAFTHSKHRLDTVPFKEFIERPIMAVLTRKGCESNCIACGGSSYTYKNTCNRPSVAFRSVEKVVKDIKKIEEFKTPAFILGDLALHSEEYGLEILKGIRKEGVDIPLIFEFFYPPSRRFLEEMGRSVDNFTIEMSPEAGDEEVRMKIGRVYNNNSLKKMVSQAFSNNCRQFDLYFMVGLGFQDRKSVEVNATLAESLVKGNSGNKLLPFVSPYAPFLDPGSLAFESPEKYGYKKRAFTLFDHYNLLERGNTWKEFLSYSTNYLSRDEIVKLSYTSALDFADIKKDAGLIDIETYNTINHRIEVSRRVMGRIEEAKRKGERIDEEALMVSLEELSERVTINREELDWSRSLKVRRMFSLAFKLIKSLF; encoded by the coding sequence ATGAGGATAGATTTAGCTCTTCTTCATGCGCCGAGTATATTCAACTTCAGGGAGAAACCTATTCTCTGGGGTCCGATTAACGACCTTGTGCCCAGCACGCCTGTATTTGAAATGTACCCAATGGGCTTTGTAAGTATAGCTTCAATTCTGGAAAAAAAAGGCTACAAAATAGCTATAGTGAACATTGCACTGAGAATGCTTTCAGATAAGAAGTTTGACCCTGAAAAATACATTTCCAAAATAGATGCCAGACTTTTTGGTATTGACCTTCACTGGATGCCTCATGTTCATGGAGCAATAAATCTTGCAAGGATTGTTAAGAAGGTTCACCCAAACACACCTATAGTTTTTGGCGGACTTTCCTCGAGCTACTTTTACAGAGAGATTCTTCGTGATGTTCCAGAGGTAGACTTTGTGCTTCGAGGTGACTCTACGGAGGAGCCCTTTATCCAGCTTATGGAGGCTCTTGATAAAGGTAACTTTGAGAAAGTAGCCAATTTAAGTTATCGAAAAGAGGGAAGAATTAAAGAGAATCCAATGAGCTATGTTCCGTCTACACTGGATGATTATTCTCTTGATTATGAATATTCATTAAGGGCTTTTACGCATTCAAAACACAGGCTGGATACAGTGCCCTTCAAGGAGTTTATTGAAAGACCTATAATGGCAGTTTTAACTAGGAAGGGATGTGAGAGTAACTGTATAGCCTGTGGGGGTTCAAGCTATACCTATAAAAACACATGCAACAGGCCTAGTGTTGCCTTCAGAAGTGTGGAGAAGGTTGTGAAAGACATAAAAAAAATAGAAGAATTCAAGACTCCTGCCTTTATCCTGGGTGACCTTGCCCTGCATAGTGAAGAATATGGCCTGGAAATTCTCAAAGGGATAAGAAAAGAGGGAGTTGATATACCTCTGATTTTTGAGTTTTTCTACCCGCCTTCAAGACGTTTTCTCGAGGAAATGGGAAGAAGCGTGGATAACTTTACAATAGAAATGTCTCCCGAAGCGGGAGATGAAGAAGTGAGGATGAAGATAGGCAGGGTTTACAATAATAATTCTTTAAAAAAGATGGTCTCACAGGCTTTTTCAAACAACTGCAGACAGTTTGACCTTTATTTCATGGTTGGTCTTGGATTCCAGGATAGAAAAAGTGTTGAAGTAAATGCAACACTTGCCGAATCGCTTGTGAAGGGGAACTCTGGCAATAAACTTCTACCTTTTGTTTCTCCCTATGCCCCCTTTCTTGACCCCGGAAGTCTTGCCTTTGAGTCACCTGAAAAATATGGTTACAAAAAACGTGCTTTTACACTTTTTGACCATTATAATCTTCTTGAGAGAGGAAACACATGGAAGGAGTTCCTCAGCTACTCCACAAATTATCTTAGCAGGGATGAAATAGTGAAGCTGTCCTATACTTCTGCTCTTGATTTTGCGGATATAAAGAAGGATGCCGGACTGATTGATATTGAGACCTATAACACAATTAATCACAGAATTGAGGTCTCCAGGAGAGTTATGGGCAGAATCGAAGAAGCAAAGAGAAAGGGTGAGAGGATAGATGAGGAAGCTCTTATGGTTTCTCTTGAAGAGCTCAGTGAAAGAGTTACTATAAACAGGGAGGAGCTTGACTGGAGCAGAAGTCTGAAGGTAAGGAGGATGTTCTCTCTGGCATTCAAATTAATTAAAAGTTTATTTTAA